CCCCTGAAGATGCGGCATGTAACCCATATTCTGTATTTCCTTGATTATCCTCTAAATCTGTCATTACTGTTTTAATAAAATATTCGTAGGCATTATGAGTATCCCCCACTTTTAATCCCATAATAGAATACATAGAAGGACTTAACGAGGATTTGTGCATAGTTCTTTTTTCATAATATTCATAATTTACTTTTTTCGTTTCTAAATCAAATTCTTCATCCAATAAAAGTAAAAGCATTATTACATCTGCTTGCTTAACAAGTTGGGTTTGATTAATTTTATCCAATTCTACACTTTTTGGCCAAAGTGGCATCTTATTTTTATCCCATTGTGAAATTGTGTAATCTTTAAGATTAAAATAACCTTCAAATTGTTCTATAAGAGGGCTACCGTAATATCTTGGAATAAAAATTTTTTCGGATATTTTCTCCCATTTCTCAAAATCGCTTTGGGATAATCCCAGTTTGTTTTCTAATTTTCTATATTTTATTGGATCTCTTTCTTTTAACCATTTAGATATTTCACAAGCTTTCTTTAAATTCCACTTAGCCAGGTAATTTGTATAAGCGTTATTGTTAACGTGTTCATGAAATTCATCTGGCCCAATTACCTTATTGATTTCATATCTATCTTTTTGGTAATTATATTCCAATCTTGATTCCCAAAATTTTGCAGTTTCAAATAATATTTCGCTTCCATAATCTATCATAAATTTTTCATCATTCGTAATTTTAAAATATTCATAAATTGAAAAAGCAATATCTGCGCTTATATGAATTTCTTCATCACCCGTCCAAATTCTTACAGGATTGCCCAAATAGTCTTTGCCCCATTTTGGCGTTGTTTCTAACCCCGTATCAGTAGATTCCCATGCATATTGAGCACCTTTGTAACCATTAAGAGATGCGTTTTGTCTGGCTCCACTTAAAGTGTGATATCTGTATAAAAGAAGAGATCTTGCTGTATCGGGTTGAGTATAAATAAAAAAGGGTAACATATATATTTCTGTATCCCAAAAAATATGGCCTTTATACCCTTCACCATGTAATCCTTTAGCAGCAATACTGATTTTCGGATCATCTTTATTTGCACAAGAGGTTAACTGATAAACGTTGAATCTAATTCCTATCTGCGCTTTTTCATCTCCTTCTATCTCAATATCAATTTTATCCCATATTTTCTTCCATTCTTCAATATGCTTTTTTAGCTCTTCTTCAAATCCCAGAAACGCAAATTGATTTAGTTCTTCTTCTGCTTGTTGGATATCATCTACTTTATCTCGAGAGGTGTAAGTTACTCCATATTTATATATAACATAAGTTTCATTTTCTTTTATAAAAAGTTCGTAAAGCTCTTTTACTTTCTCCCCTAAAATCTTAAACTTTCTATTTTTTAATAAATTCTCATAGCCTTTTGAACAACGTATTGTAGTTGCTTCAATAATATTAGTTTTAGTATCTTTAGTCTCACTTTTTAAAAGAATTCCAGGTTCCAAATCTTTCATTTCTTTAATTATATAATGCTTAATTTCATCGTATGGACTATTTGCTGAATTAGTGGTTGTTCCATCTATTTCGTTCTCTATAATAAGTTTGTCTGAAAAATTTTTAGGAATTATCTCATATTTAGATGCCCAAAGATGTTTGTTATTCATGCTAACAAATCTTTGAGATTTCACTTCAATGATTTTTCCAGAGTCAAGTTGAATTTCAAATTCTGTATTTAAAATGCTCTCCTTCATATTTAAGCTTCTTGAAAACTTTAAAATCTTACTTTTATCCAAATTGATCGATTCCTTATCAATAAAGAATCTTATAGATAAAGGATCAGGATTATTAACAATTTCTTGAACATCAGCATCAGCTTTATCATAGATACCTGCTATAAAATTACCTTTCCATTCTTCATTTGAAAATTCATTAACCCCTCTTAAACCTCTATAACCATTTGCTAAAGTAAAAATAGTTTCATATTTCTTGTTTTGTTTTGGATTATATTCA
Above is a genomic segment from Petrotoga sp. 9PWA.NaAc.5.4 containing:
- a CDS encoding glycoside hydrolase family 65 protein produces the protein MNLWEIEQNEYNPKQNKKYETIFTLANGYRGLRGVNEFSNEEWKGNFIAGIYDKADADVQEIVNNPDPLSIRFFIDKESINLDKSKILKFSRSLNMKESILNTEFEIQLDSGKIIEVKSQRFVSMNNKHLWASKYEIIPKNFSDKLIIENEIDGTTTNSANSPYDEIKHYIIKEMKDLEPGILLKSETKDTKTNIIEATTIRCSKGYENLLKNRKFKILGEKVKELYELFIKENETYVIYKYGVTYTSRDKVDDIQQAEEELNQFAFLGFEEELKKHIEEWKKIWDKIDIEIEGDEKAQIGIRFNVYQLTSCANKDDPKISIAAKGLHGEGYKGHIFWDTEIYMLPFFIYTQPDTARSLLLYRYHTLSGARQNASLNGYKGAQYAWESTDTGLETTPKWGKDYLGNPVRIWTGDEEIHISADIAFSIYEYFKITNDEKFMIDYGSEILFETAKFWESRLEYNYQKDRYEINKVIGPDEFHEHVNNNAYTNYLAKWNLKKACEISKWLKERDPIKYRKLENKLGLSQSDFEKWEKISEKIFIPRYYGSPLIEQFEGYFNLKDYTISQWDKNKMPLWPKSVELDKINQTQLVKQADVIMLLLLLDEEFDLETKKVNYEYYEKRTMHKSSLSPSMYSIMGLKVGDTHNAYEYFIKTVMTDLEDNQGNTEYGLHAASSGGSWQSVVYGFAGLSIDKEGILSFNPWLPKLWEKLAFKVVLRNTEIFISIYKDKVIIQVTEDININIFSKTYFIEKQKPFILTFNN